AATTCATTACTCATTAATCTTCACCTTCTTACGTGAACCCATAATTGTATAAAATACAATAAAAACCGGAGTAATAATTTGAATGAAGAGAAAAACAAAAGGCAATTGATAAAATGAAACGATGATTCCACTTAAAATGAATAATGCAATTATAAGAAATAAGGATAATTCTTTCCTTAGTTTTTTTCTGTTATTTTCC
This genomic stretch from Neobacillus niacini harbors:
- a CDS encoding YxlC family protein, which produces MKKQKVVILDNEQQNNHDLDAIHELQDGLSKVDQFPVYTPDLQWFENMVIIEKENNRKKLRKELSLFLIIALFILSGIIVSFYQLPFVFLFIQIITPVFIVFYTIMGSRKKVKINE